A part of Thermocrinis albus DSM 14484 genomic DNA contains:
- a CDS encoding flagellar protein FlaG → MVNKVENSFLPQPQIPDLQQQNVTNHSNNTKERDATQTTRAIDELMKVMKEVKEKFDLLNTYLRIDIDRELDIPVVRIVERDTGKVIRQIPPEYILDLMRKIDEMLGILFEKEV, encoded by the coding sequence ATGGTGAACAAAGTAGAGAACAGTTTTCTCCCACAACCACAGATACCGGATCTACAACAGCAGAACGTTACGAATCACTCCAACAACACGAAGGAGAGAGACGCTACCCAAACTACCAGAGCGATAGATGAACTCATGAAGGTTATGAAAGAGGTAAAGGAGAAGTTTGACCTTCTCAACACTTATCTAAGGATAGACATAGACAGGGAACTGGACATACCCGTAGTTAGGATAGTGGAGAGGGACACTGGGAAGGTGATAAGACAGATACCCCCTGAGTACATTCTAGATCTGATGAGAAAGATTGACGAGATGTTGGGTATACTTTTTGAGAAGGAGGTTTAA
- a CDS encoding flagellin, producing the protein MALRVNFNYEAASTHTAILRNEREMNKSLLRLSTGMRILDASDDAAGLFIADQLSIVAAGLERGNQNIQTGISSLRIAENAAGQIFDRLRAIYSRALSAANDINDPNARASLQQEINNLVDAIQKIGTDTEYNGIKLLDGSFTNKYIHYGPRMNQTVLVSIGDVRAQSLGAYMVTGSGNVYSGATALPTTNTDFTVDANEYLQVAGQYVVGGTSGYGPGLVDAATVAKNINNNPTLQSMGIEATATNRSVANTFTSLVTYNNASGASVTLNFYVGSSTTPVFSISGLNETTTLQQLVDAINSQASASGAPITASIDNGRLVLKTTNGETIAVEATVTGATFGANGSVTVNLDQILQGAQAQQVTANGSSVYAVKVGQLNIAGTDSFSVSISTGLGGLGITSTTPTFKNLYTISVMDNTGAEQALLIVKKAQQKVDKVRAQIGAVMNNLQSIFDAQKTALDNTQEAENVIRNTDYAQEMSSFTKLQIKMQASMAMLAQANQLPQMVLQLLR; encoded by the coding sequence ATGGCGCTGCGTGTAAACTTTAATTATGAGGCCGCATCCACACACACCGCCATACTACGTAACGAGAGGGAGATGAACAAATCCCTCCTAAGATTGTCTACGGGCATGAGGATCCTAGATGCCTCGGACGATGCCGCAGGCTTGTTTATAGCAGACCAGCTATCTATCGTAGCTGCAGGATTGGAAAGGGGAAACCAAAACATACAGACCGGTATCTCCTCCTTGAGAATTGCTGAGAACGCGGCAGGTCAGATCTTCGACAGACTTAGGGCCATATACAGCAGAGCCCTCAGTGCAGCCAACGACATAAACGACCCCAACGCCAGGGCATCTCTCCAGCAAGAGATAAACAACTTGGTGGATGCCATACAGAAAATAGGTACCGATACGGAGTACAACGGTATAAAGCTCTTGGATGGAAGTTTCACCAACAAGTACATTCACTATGGTCCGAGGATGAATCAGACAGTTCTTGTGTCTATAGGTGACGTGAGAGCACAGTCCTTAGGTGCTTATATGGTAACGGGTAGCGGCAACGTGTATTCTGGTGCCACAGCCCTTCCTACCACGAATACGGATTTTACGGTAGATGCTAATGAGTATCTACAGGTTGCTGGTCAGTATGTTGTGGGTGGCACATCAGGTTATGGACCGGGTCTTGTGGATGCGGCTACGGTGGCTAAGAACATCAACAACAACCCTACCCTTCAGTCCATGGGTATTGAGGCCACAGCTACCAACAGAAGCGTTGCCAATACCTTTACCTCCTTAGTAACCTACAATAATGCATCCGGTGCAAGTGTAACTTTAAACTTCTACGTAGGTAGTAGCACCACTCCTGTGTTCTCTATAAGCGGCCTTAACGAGACAACGACCCTCCAACAGTTGGTGGACGCGATAAACAGCCAAGCCAGTGCGTCAGGCGCCCCCATCACCGCCTCCATAGATAATGGAAGACTTGTGTTAAAGACCACCAACGGTGAGACCATAGCTGTAGAGGCAACCGTAACGGGCGCCACCTTCGGTGCCAATGGTTCCGTCACGGTAAACCTGGATCAAATACTTCAGGGTGCCCAAGCACAGCAGGTTACTGCTAACGGCTCTTCTGTGTATGCTGTAAAAGTAGGTCAGCTGAACATAGCTGGAACCGATTCCTTCTCCGTAAGCATATCAACAGGCCTAGGCGGGTTGGGAATTACCAGCACGACACCCACCTTTAAGAATCTGTATACCATCAGCGTTATGGATAACACGGGTGCTGAGCAAGCACTTCTCATAGTAAAGAAAGCGCAACAGAAGGTGGATAAAGTGAGAGCCCAGATAGGTGCTGTGATGAACAACCTTCAGTCCATATTTGATGCTCAAAAGACGGCGTTAGATAACACGCAGGAAGCGGAGAATGTTATAAGGAACACAGACTACGCCCAGGAGATGTCCAGTTTCACCAAACTGCAGATAAAGATGCAGGCATCCATGGCAATGCTGGCACAGGCAAACCAGCTTCCTCAGATGGTTCTTCAACTCCTCAGGTAA
- a CDS encoding metal ABC transporter permease — protein sequence MDSFLEYAYRGLLAGILIGASSSAVGLYLIVKRLSMLGAGLSHAAFGGIALALLLGTDPTLFTVPYTVLVGFLLQLLIDKKGVPADTVVSLVFSGGVALALILISVSDQAGVGVQSYLFGSVLTVSDGELLLSLLISATTFIFLTVNYRKLFMILFNEELARLKGVKVGWMNYSLVMVASANIALSIKVAGIVLSSSFVAIPPMTALLVSPSFFWTLVFSLLFSSASVLLGIAVSIIYDLPPSGAIVLVMILFFLMAGGYRRVKTGKGFQINL from the coding sequence ATGGACAGCTTTCTAGAATACGCTTACAGGGGACTGCTGGCAGGCATCCTCATAGGTGCGTCCTCCTCTGCCGTTGGCCTGTATCTTATCGTAAAACGACTTTCCATGTTGGGAGCAGGCCTCTCTCACGCTGCCTTCGGCGGTATAGCTCTCGCTCTTCTTTTAGGTACTGACCCTACCCTCTTTACCGTACCTTACACCGTGTTGGTGGGTTTTCTCTTACAGCTTCTTATAGATAAGAAGGGTGTACCGGCTGATACAGTAGTGTCCTTGGTCTTCTCAGGTGGTGTTGCCTTAGCCCTCATCCTCATATCTGTAAGTGACCAGGCAGGTGTGGGTGTACAGTCCTACCTGTTTGGAAGTGTTCTTACGGTGAGTGATGGTGAACTCCTCTTATCCCTTTTGATCTCTGCCACCACCTTCATCTTTCTTACGGTGAACTACAGAAAACTCTTTATGATCCTCTTTAACGAAGAACTGGCACGTTTGAAGGGTGTGAAAGTGGGATGGATGAACTACTCTTTAGTGATGGTAGCATCAGCCAACATAGCTCTGTCCATAAAAGTGGCAGGGATAGTGCTGTCCTCTTCCTTTGTGGCTATTCCTCCCATGACAGCTCTCCTCGTGTCACCCTCTTTCTTCTGGACCCTAGTCTTCTCCCTCCTCTTCTCTTCGGCGTCCGTACTACTGGGCATAGCGGTATCCATAATCTACGATCTTCCTCCCAGTGGTGCCATTGTACTGGTTATGATTCTCTTCTTCTTAATGGCCGGAGGATACAGGCGGGTAAAGACAGGCAAAGGGTTTCAGATTAACCTTTAG
- the folK gene encoding 2-amino-4-hydroxy-6-hydroxymethyldihydropteridine diphosphokinase: MKAFIAFGSNVEDRINYILKAIELLQPCGKILKISTIYESAPWGVSQQPSFLNGVLLLETSFDPIKLLFCLKDVERLAGRRERYRWGPREIDLDIILYENNILFLSFLTIPHPYMTERDFVLVPLLELDPNLQHPITRVPLEDYLKKLKVNLKPFACLYPPVSSGH, translated from the coding sequence ATGAAAGCTTTCATCGCTTTTGGAAGCAATGTGGAAGACAGGATCAACTATATTCTCAAAGCCATAGAACTTCTACAGCCATGTGGCAAGATACTGAAGATCTCCACCATTTACGAAAGTGCGCCGTGGGGTGTTTCCCAGCAGCCATCTTTCCTTAACGGAGTACTCCTCTTAGAAACATCCTTTGATCCTATAAAGCTCCTGTTTTGTTTGAAGGACGTGGAAAGGCTGGCAGGGAGGAGAGAGAGATACAGATGGGGTCCCCGGGAGATAGACCTGGATATAATCCTTTACGAGAACAACATTCTCTTTCTGAGTTTTTTGACGATACCACATCCTTACATGACAGAGAGAGACTTTGTTTTGGTCCCTCTCCTGGAGCTAGATCCCAACCTACAGCATCCCATCACCCGTGTTCCCCTGGAAGATTACCTGAAAAAGCTAAAGGTTAATCTGAAACCCTTTGCCTGTCTTTACCCGCCTGTATCCTCCGGCCATTAA
- the groL gene encoding chaperonin GroEL (60 kDa chaperone family; promotes refolding of misfolded polypeptides especially under stressful conditions; forms two stacked rings of heptamers to form a barrel-shaped 14mer; ends can be capped by GroES; misfolded proteins enter the barrel where they are refolded when GroES binds), which translates to MAAKRVVYGEEARAKLKAGVDKLANAVKVTLGPRGREVIIEKKWGTPLVTKDGVTVAKEIELKDPYENMGAQLVKEVASKTADVAGDGTTTATVLAQAIFNEGLKAIASGANPMDIKRGIDRAVQVVVEEIKKLSIPVSGRKEIEQVATISANNDPTIGKIIADAMEAVGKDGVITVEESKSAETTLETVQGMQFDRGYLSPYFITNPDKMECVLEEPFILIYEKKISNVKDLLPVLEQVVRAGKPILVIAEDVEGEALATLVVNHIKGVIRACAVKAPGFGQRRKDYLQDIAILTGGTAITEELGIKLENVTLDMLGRADKVIVDKDNTTIVGGKGSKEAIQARIEQIKKQIQETTSDYDREKLQERLAKLSGGVAIIRVGAATEAEMKEKKARVEDAVHATKAAVEEGIVPGGGVALVRASEALENLKLDNPDQQIGVDIIKKACRTPIRQIAANAGFEGYVVLEKVLQLGKEKGKNWGFDAATGEYKDMVEAGIIDPTKVVRTAIQNAASVAGTMLTAEALVAEVPEEKKEKTPSPEMPELD; encoded by the coding sequence ATGGCTGCAAAAAGGGTTGTCTACGGAGAAGAAGCCAGAGCTAAACTAAAAGCCGGTGTAGATAAGCTGGCCAACGCCGTTAAAGTCACCCTTGGTCCCAGAGGTAGGGAAGTCATCATAGAGAAAAAGTGGGGTACACCCTTAGTCACCAAGGACGGTGTTACGGTAGCTAAGGAGATAGAGCTGAAAGACCCTTACGAAAACATGGGTGCCCAACTGGTCAAGGAAGTGGCTTCTAAGACAGCGGACGTGGCAGGTGACGGAACCACCACGGCTACCGTACTGGCTCAGGCTATCTTTAACGAAGGTCTGAAGGCTATAGCTTCAGGTGCCAATCCCATGGACATAAAGAGGGGTATAGACAGAGCTGTACAGGTGGTGGTGGAAGAGATAAAGAAGCTCTCCATTCCCGTCTCCGGAAGGAAGGAGATAGAACAGGTTGCTACCATATCTGCCAACAACGATCCAACAATAGGAAAGATAATAGCGGACGCTATGGAAGCTGTTGGTAAGGATGGTGTCATCACGGTAGAAGAGTCCAAATCTGCCGAAACTACGCTGGAAACTGTTCAAGGTATGCAGTTTGACAGAGGATACCTGTCTCCTTACTTCATCACCAATCCCGACAAGATGGAGTGTGTTCTGGAAGAGCCCTTCATCCTCATATACGAGAAGAAGATATCCAACGTAAAGGATCTCTTACCTGTTCTGGAGCAAGTGGTCAGAGCAGGGAAACCTATACTGGTCATAGCAGAAGATGTGGAAGGTGAAGCTCTCGCCACCTTGGTGGTGAACCACATAAAGGGTGTGATAAGAGCTTGTGCCGTCAAGGCTCCAGGCTTTGGTCAAAGGAGAAAGGACTATCTGCAGGACATAGCCATACTGACGGGTGGTACCGCCATAACGGAGGAATTGGGTATCAAACTGGAGAACGTGACTCTCGATATGCTAGGTAGAGCTGACAAAGTGATAGTGGACAAAGACAACACCACCATAGTGGGTGGTAAGGGCTCCAAAGAGGCTATACAGGCCAGGATAGAGCAGATCAAGAAGCAGATACAAGAAACCACTTCCGATTACGACAGAGAAAAACTCCAAGAAAGACTCGCCAAACTGTCCGGTGGTGTGGCCATCATAAGGGTGGGTGCTGCTACAGAAGCTGAGATGAAGGAAAAGAAGGCAAGAGTAGAAGACGCTGTGCATGCTACCAAGGCCGCTGTAGAAGAAGGAATCGTACCCGGAGGTGGTGTTGCTCTGGTAAGAGCTTCTGAAGCTCTCGAAAACCTCAAGCTGGACAATCCTGACCAACAGATAGGTGTGGACATAATAAAGAAAGCCTGCAGAACACCCATCAGGCAGATCGCCGCTAACGCCGGGTTTGAAGGTTACGTGGTTCTGGAAAAGGTGTTACAGCTGGGTAAGGAAAAGGGTAAAAACTGGGGCTTTGATGCCGCCACAGGTGAATACAAAGACATGGTAGAGGCCGGTATCATAGATCCCACCAAGGTGGTAAGGACCGCTATCCAAAATGCCGCCTCTGTAGCTGGTACCATGCTGACCGCAGAGGCCTTGGTGGCAGAGGTACCTGAAGAGAAGAAGGAGAAAACACCTTCTCCCGAAATGCCAGAACTTGACTAA
- the groES gene encoding co-chaperone GroES: MAKLVPLYDKIVVKRQEEQEQRTAAGIIIPDTAKEKPQIGEVVAVGEGKLLNNGQIVPLKVKVGDKVVFNKYAGTEVELDGEKYLIMSQDEVLAILEQ, from the coding sequence ATGGCTAAACTTGTGCCCCTCTACGACAAGATAGTGGTGAAAAGACAGGAGGAACAGGAACAGAGGACAGCGGCAGGCATCATAATTCCAGATACCGCTAAAGAGAAACCTCAGATAGGTGAAGTGGTAGCCGTTGGTGAAGGTAAGCTCCTCAACAACGGTCAGATAGTACCCTTAAAGGTGAAGGTGGGTGACAAAGTAGTCTTCAACAAGTATGCAGGTACAGAAGTAGAGCTAGATGGTGAAAAGTACCTGATAATGTCTCAGGACGAAGTTCTTGCCATATTAGAGCAATAA
- the trxB gene encoding thioredoxin-disulfide reductase: MELTLTFQPQKVYDVIIIGAGPAGSSAAIYTARAGLSTLVLYRAEADGALGVTQQIENYPGIRGPISGYELLKLMREHAKAFGAEFVRGKVIATDLLGEIKKVYTIDGREFQGRAVIIASGAMERTNKFKGEEEFLGKGVSYCGVCDAAFFKGRPVAVVGEDDYALEETEFIARFASKVYLVVPSSRIKAPEEMVEEVKKHPHIEILLHHRVLEIVGSSLVEGLAVQNIDTKEKKLLQVDGVFIFLGGNKPSVDFLMNQVEMTDGHCIVVNEEMMTSVPGVFAAGDVLCNNIKQAVIAAADGVKAALAVDKYLNKKAKITAQW; the protein is encoded by the coding sequence ATGGAGCTAACGCTAACCTTCCAGCCTCAGAAGGTTTATGATGTCATCATCATAGGAGCTGGTCCTGCTGGTTCTTCTGCCGCTATATACACTGCGCGTGCCGGGCTTTCTACTCTGGTGCTCTACAGGGCCGAAGCCGACGGCGCTCTGGGAGTAACGCAGCAGATAGAGAACTATCCGGGTATACGAGGTCCCATATCAGGATACGAACTCCTCAAACTGATGCGGGAGCATGCCAAAGCCTTTGGTGCAGAGTTCGTAAGGGGAAAGGTGATAGCTACAGATCTGTTGGGTGAGATAAAGAAGGTGTACACAATAGACGGAAGGGAGTTTCAGGGTAGGGCTGTCATAATAGCTTCTGGTGCTATGGAGAGAACCAACAAGTTCAAGGGTGAGGAGGAGTTTTTGGGTAAAGGAGTATCCTACTGTGGTGTGTGTGATGCGGCTTTCTTCAAGGGCCGTCCTGTGGCAGTGGTAGGTGAGGACGATTACGCTCTTGAAGAGACAGAGTTTATAGCGCGTTTCGCCAGTAAAGTATATCTAGTGGTACCCTCCTCCCGTATAAAGGCGCCGGAGGAGATGGTGGAGGAAGTAAAAAAGCATCCTCATATAGAGATCCTTTTGCACCACAGGGTCCTTGAGATAGTGGGTAGTTCTTTGGTGGAGGGCCTTGCGGTGCAAAATATAGACACAAAAGAGAAAAAACTCCTTCAGGTGGATGGTGTCTTTATATTCTTAGGTGGAAACAAACCATCTGTAGACTTCCTCATGAATCAAGTGGAAATGACAGACGGGCACTGCATAGTGGTCAACGAAGAGATGATGACCTCTGTTCCGGGTGTCTTTGCTGCAGGAGACGTTCTTTGTAACAACATAAAGCAGGCGGTCATAGCGGCTGCGGACGGTGTAAAGGCAGCTTTGGCAGTGGATAAGTACCTTAACAAGAAGGCTAAGATAACCGCTCAGTGGTGA
- the mutL gene encoding DNA mismatch repair endonuclease MutL, producing the protein MVKIEILPPDVRACIAAGEVIDSPADCVKELVENSLDASAKRIEVEIVKGGKRYIRVKDDGTGIPPEDLPLVVLEGATSKIRRLEDLMHTTTYGFRGEALHAISKVSRMVISSRYFSEDVGREMRIEGGQVKEITQRGMGIGTQVEVFDLFYNLPVRQKFLKKEDTERNRITKLIKLYAMARPDVAFRLISEGKELLALPPAHHIAHRLQEIYNMPFETFERESNGVKVRLSVSVGNKTGEVFLVVNGRPVYNKNLLEYIRRHVGYRKVCLCEVEIPPFLLDVNVHPKKREVRFLKESLVKDLIKESVTRRVYLPYTFRQEETPYHPTPQLIGVLDDTIVIAKYGEYLYFFDVHLLSERDMYERGLSSSKACREAIKAGDRVEIPQLVELLKRWTSFQNREVCPHGRPIYFKLSIGEIYRQLDRKVK; encoded by the coding sequence GTGGTGAAGATAGAGATACTACCCCCCGATGTGAGAGCTTGCATAGCGGCAGGGGAGGTTATAGACAGCCCTGCTGACTGTGTCAAAGAGCTTGTGGAGAACTCTTTGGACGCTTCCGCCAAGAGAATAGAGGTAGAGATAGTAAAGGGAGGTAAAAGATACATAAGAGTTAAAGATGACGGCACCGGGATACCACCGGAGGATCTTCCCCTCGTTGTCCTTGAGGGTGCCACCAGTAAGATAAGGAGACTGGAGGACCTTATGCACACCACCACTTACGGCTTCAGAGGTGAGGCCCTACACGCCATAAGTAAAGTTTCCCGTATGGTGATAAGCTCCAGGTACTTTAGCGAGGACGTGGGAAGGGAGATGAGAATAGAGGGTGGACAGGTGAAGGAGATAACCCAGAGAGGGATGGGGATAGGTACACAGGTGGAAGTTTTTGACCTTTTTTACAACCTTCCCGTAAGGCAGAAGTTCCTTAAAAAGGAAGATACCGAAAGGAACAGAATAACAAAACTTATCAAACTGTACGCCATGGCACGGCCCGATGTGGCCTTCCGCCTTATATCGGAGGGGAAAGAATTGCTCGCTCTTCCACCCGCCCATCACATCGCCCATCGCCTTCAGGAGATTTACAATATGCCTTTTGAAACTTTTGAAAGAGAAAGCAATGGTGTAAAAGTTAGGTTGAGTGTGTCGGTAGGTAACAAAACTGGAGAAGTTTTCTTGGTGGTTAACGGTAGACCTGTTTATAACAAAAACCTTCTGGAATACATAAGAAGGCACGTAGGTTACAGAAAAGTTTGCCTGTGTGAGGTGGAGATACCTCCCTTCCTACTGGACGTAAACGTACATCCCAAGAAAAGAGAGGTTAGATTCCTAAAGGAGTCCCTTGTAAAGGACCTCATAAAGGAAAGTGTAACCAGGAGGGTTTATCTACCCTACACATTCCGCCAAGAGGAGACACCCTACCATCCCACTCCCCAACTCATAGGTGTTTTGGACGACACTATAGTGATAGCCAAGTACGGAGAGTACCTTTACTTTTTTGATGTACACCTCCTTTCGGAAAGGGATATGTACGAGAGGGGTTTGAGCTCCTCAAAAGCGTGCAGAGAAGCTATAAAGGCAGGCGACAGAGTGGAGATACCACAACTGGTAGAACTTCTGAAGCGTTGGACATCCTTTCAAAACAGGGAAGTGTGTCCTCACGGAAGACCTATCTACTTTAAACTCTCCATAGGTGAGATATACCGTCAGCTGGACAGGAAGGTAAAATGA
- a CDS encoding ATP phosphoribosyltransferase regulatory subunit: MKKAGYIPEGERFFNFEDSRKLKESFLVACRVFEDFQFIMLPTIENYQPEYYEGFGVEPFITGTTGRGEVLCLRSDWTVSLVRYLSGLRKLDLPKKVFYWGAVFSPSGSFERFQTGVEILGISHITAEAQVITKLVQYLKEMGIKEMVVSVGHTGIVRKLTETYGTDVKERLMIKDFSLTQRAPIFRELLTSEGTVQHLYKMKEVCPEWETEIGELLQLQSLLEGVPVCFDLTEVRRQDYYTGIVFEIFHPSAGSPVAGGGRYDRLFRKDHRYVPAVGGAVYLDILLDLVV, encoded by the coding sequence ATGAAAAAAGCAGGATACATACCGGAAGGAGAGAGGTTTTTCAACTTTGAAGACTCTAGAAAGTTAAAGGAGTCCTTCTTAGTAGCCTGTCGTGTTTTTGAAGATTTTCAGTTTATCATGCTACCCACCATAGAGAACTACCAACCCGAGTATTACGAAGGTTTCGGTGTGGAACCTTTCATAACGGGAACCACAGGAAGGGGTGAGGTGCTGTGTCTTAGAAGTGACTGGACCGTGAGTTTGGTGCGGTATCTATCTGGACTGCGGAAGCTGGATCTTCCCAAGAAAGTTTTCTACTGGGGTGCGGTTTTTTCACCTTCAGGTAGCTTTGAGAGATTTCAAACGGGTGTAGAGATACTGGGAATTTCCCATATAACAGCTGAGGCGCAGGTAATCACCAAACTGGTGCAGTACCTGAAAGAGATGGGAATAAAGGAGATGGTGGTGAGCGTGGGTCATACAGGTATAGTGAGGAAGCTCACGGAGACCTACGGTACCGATGTAAAGGAACGCCTCATGATTAAGGACTTTTCCCTCACCCAAAGAGCGCCCATTTTCAGGGAGCTTCTCACTTCGGAAGGAACAGTTCAGCATCTTTATAAGATGAAGGAGGTGTGCCCTGAGTGGGAAACTGAGATAGGAGAACTTCTCCAGCTGCAGTCCCTCCTGGAAGGAGTACCTGTTTGTTTTGATCTTACGGAGGTAAGAAGGCAGGATTACTATACGGGGATAGTTTTTGAGATCTTCCATCCGTCGGCTGGTAGCCCTGTGGCAGGAGGAGGAAGATACGACAGACTGTTTAGAAAAGACCATCGGTACGTACCTGCCGTGGGCGGAGCGGTGTATCTGGACATACTTCTTGATCTGGTGGTATAA
- the hisD gene encoding histidinol dehydrogenase: MKIEDLRNTAWRFNERLRYLSRRGEILEEEYEAVVREIIKRVREEGDKAVIEYTHRFDGVELTPETMEVPYEELERSYEELELDVKQALEVAHERIRRFHERQLEQSYMVEEEGIILGMRVIPLDRVGVYVPGGKASYPSTVLMNTVPAVVAGVREVVMVSPKPNRYTLAAAFLAGVTRVFSIGGAQAVAALAFGTETIPKVDKIVGPGNIYVALAKKLLYGTVGIDMVAGPSEVLVISDGSVDPRWVAADLLSQAEHDELAGAFLVTPEEEFAHEVVKELENLLTDFPRKEIAKKSLERFGTVFLVEDLKQACEVANYIAPEHLEILTKEPFALLPYIRKAGAVFLGPYSTEPLGDYVLGPNHTLPTGGTARFSSPLGVYDFVRRSSVIYVSQEGFQRVADATESIAMAEGLHAHFLAVRVRREDL, translated from the coding sequence ATGAAGATAGAAGATCTGAGGAACACAGCGTGGAGATTTAACGAAAGGCTTCGGTACCTGTCCAGAAGGGGGGAGATACTGGAAGAAGAGTACGAGGCTGTGGTAAGGGAGATCATAAAGAGAGTCAGGGAGGAGGGAGACAAGGCTGTTATAGAGTACACGCACCGATTTGACGGTGTGGAACTAACACCGGAGACTATGGAAGTTCCTTACGAGGAGCTGGAAAGATCTTACGAAGAACTAGAACTTGATGTGAAACAGGCGTTGGAGGTGGCTCACGAAAGAATAAGGAGGTTTCACGAAAGGCAGTTGGAACAGAGCTACATGGTGGAAGAGGAGGGCATAATCCTTGGGATGCGGGTGATTCCTCTGGATCGTGTGGGTGTGTATGTTCCCGGAGGCAAGGCCTCTTATCCCTCTACCGTTCTCATGAACACCGTGCCGGCGGTGGTGGCAGGTGTAAGGGAAGTAGTAATGGTTTCGCCCAAGCCCAACAGATACACCTTAGCGGCAGCCTTTCTGGCAGGTGTTACGAGGGTTTTTAGTATAGGTGGAGCTCAGGCTGTGGCTGCCCTGGCCTTTGGTACGGAGACTATACCCAAGGTGGACAAGATAGTAGGTCCAGGTAACATCTACGTGGCTCTTGCCAAAAAGCTCCTATACGGAACAGTGGGTATAGATATGGTGGCAGGCCCATCGGAAGTACTGGTCATATCCGACGGTAGCGTGGATCCCAGGTGGGTGGCGGCCGATTTACTCTCCCAGGCAGAACATGACGAACTGGCTGGTGCCTTCTTAGTGACACCGGAGGAGGAGTTTGCCCACGAAGTTGTAAAGGAGCTGGAAAACCTGCTGACGGACTTTCCCAGGAAGGAGATAGCCAAAAAGTCTCTGGAAAGGTTCGGAACCGTCTTCTTGGTAGAGGATCTAAAGCAGGCCTGTGAGGTGGCCAACTACATAGCACCGGAACACCTGGAGATCCTCACCAAAGAACCTTTTGCTCTCTTGCCTTACATAAGGAAAGCGGGAGCGGTTTTCTTAGGACCTTACTCTACTGAGCCTCTGGGAGATTACGTACTGGGACCCAATCATACCCTTCCCACAGGTGGAACAGCTCGCTTTTCCTCACCTCTGGGTGTCTATGACTTTGTAAGAAGGTCATCGGTGATATACGTATCCCAGGAAGGCTTCCAGAGGGTTGCGGATGCCACCGAAAGCATAGCCATGGCTGAAGGGCTTCACGCTCACTTTCTGGCGGTTAGAGTAAGGAGGGAAGACTTGTGA
- the lgt gene encoding prolipoprotein diacylglyceryl transferase — protein sequence MFPVLVEFWGIKIYTYGLLVALGALVAYFILLKLASREGLDKGKVENVMIVTLLSGLLGGRLAYVIEHPEQVKGFVDALAIWNGGMDFFGGLALGLVGALGGVFYYKLPLWKIADMSVIALSIAHAVGRLGCTSAGCCYGKPYPAENTLPGIHLSPHFPFFYVVFPEGAVAPPYMPLYPTQLMEMLGLLVIFFLLLAIYRRKKYDGQVFATYMFLYGVLRFFLEFYRGVTPPISGLGLTWNQLVSILMVVVSFILMLTLRKRAWVAG from the coding sequence ATGTTTCCCGTACTGGTAGAGTTCTGGGGCATAAAGATATACACCTACGGTCTTTTGGTGGCTCTCGGTGCGCTCGTAGCCTACTTTATTCTGCTGAAACTGGCCTCACGGGAAGGGTTAGACAAAGGAAAGGTAGAGAATGTGATGATAGTAACTCTGCTCTCAGGTTTACTGGGTGGGAGGCTGGCCTATGTGATAGAGCACCCAGAACAGGTAAAAGGCTTTGTGGACGCTTTGGCTATATGGAACGGCGGCATGGACTTCTTCGGAGGTCTAGCTTTAGGTCTCGTGGGTGCGCTGGGGGGTGTTTTCTACTACAAGCTTCCCCTGTGGAAAATAGCAGATATGTCGGTAATAGCCCTCTCCATAGCTCACGCGGTGGGTAGACTAGGTTGTACATCGGCTGGCTGCTGTTATGGTAAGCCCTATCCTGCAGAGAATACACTGCCGGGTATACATCTTTCCCCTCACTTTCCCTTCTTTTACGTGGTTTTTCCGGAAGGTGCCGTTGCTCCCCCTTACATGCCCCTCTATCCCACCCAACTGATGGAGATGCTGGGACTTTTGGTGATATTTTTTCTACTTTTGGCTATTTACCGTAGGAAAAAGTACGATGGGCAGGTCTTCGCTACCTACATGTTCCTCTACGGTGTCCTGAGATTTTTCCTGGAGTTCTACAGGGGAGTTACACCGCCCATCTCAGGTTTAGGACTTACGTGGAACCAGTTGGTGTCTATTCTCATGGTGGTTGTCTCCTTCATCCTTATGCTGACTCTTCGGAAGAGAGCATGGGTCGCTGGATAA